Sequence from the Thermocoleostomius sinensis A174 genome:
TAGGTTAAATACATGAACTGGCGAGTTTTAATTACTTGTCCACCTATGATCATGACATTGGATCAGTGTCAGGATCGCCTTGCGGCCGAAGGGTTGGACGTGGTTGTACCGCAAATTCAGCAGCAGATGAGCGAGTCCGAGCTATGTAACATTATTGCTGACTTTGATGGTGTGATCGCGGGCGACGATCCGTTTACGGCCAAGGTGCTAGAGATTGGTCGCAAGGGACGCTTGCGGGTGCTGGCTAAGTGGGGCATTGGAGTGGATGCGATTGATTTAGAGGCAGCCAAGCAACTGGGCATCTATACCTCTAACACCCCCAATGTGTTTGGGGATGAAGTGGCGGATATTGCTCTGGGATATATCATTTTGCTGGCGCGGCAACTGCACCGCATGGATGCGGCAATTCGGCGCGGCGAGTGGTTGAAGATTCAAGGCACGTCTCTGCGCGGCAAAACGGCTGGGGTGGTTGGTATAGGCAGCATTGGGAAGGCAATTGTCCGGCGATTGCATACGTTGGGCATGGAGGTGTTGGGGCATGATGTGCACCCGATCGATCCGGCGTTTTGTCAGGAAACCCATCTGAAATCTGTGGCGTTAGATCTGCTTTTGCAACAGTCCGACTGTATTGTGCTAGCTTGCAATTTGACGCCGCAAAATTATCATTTATTGAACGATCGGGCGTTTGCTCAGATGAAAAATGGCGTATGGGTTGTGAACGTGGCACGGGGAGCCTTAATTGATGAGACAGCCCTTGTGACAGCCCTTAAAGATGGCAAGGTGGGTGCTGCGGCGTTGGATGTGTTTGAGACGGAACCACTACCACTAACTAGCCCCTTACTTCGGTTTGAGCAGGTGATTTTGGGCAGCCATAATAGCTCGAACACGCGAGAAGCTGTACTACGAGTCAATCAGTTAGCGATCGATCATCTAGTTCGTGATTTGAATCGCGCAGCTAGTAGTCATGAATCGTAGAATACATCAGCGCAACGCAGTGCATCAATCCCTTGCGCGGCGATGGTTTGGTTAGCCCATCCTGTCAATTACTGGTTCGAGTGACTTAGGAAAAATGAACAAAATTGTACTAATTACAGGGGTTGCTGGTGGCATTGGCTATGCGACTGCTCAACACTTCAAACAAAATGGCTGGGTAGTAGTCGGCGTCGATCGCCAAGACACGTCATCGCTACCGGACATCGATTGTCGAATTCAGGTGGATATTGCAGAACCACAGGCAATTCAAAAAGTAGTATTGCAACTGCGCCAAGAGTTTGACAACTTACATTGTCTTGTCAACAATGCGGCGGTGCAGATCTGTAAACCCTCTCTAGAGATGACTGTAGCTGAATGGGACGAAATCATGGCGGTGAATGTGCGATCGTGCTTTTTTCTGGCTCAGGCAACGTATCCCCTGCTCAAACCCGTAGCAGGTAGTGTGGTGAATGTCAGTTCGGTTCATGCCGTTGCCACCTCTGCCAACATTGCTGCCTATGCCACTAGCAAAGGAGCCTTGCTGGCCATGACTCGTGCCTTGGCGATCGAGTTTGCCTCTGCAAACATCCGTGTTAATGCCATTTTGCCAGGAGCCGTAGATACGAGCATGTTACGATCGGGCTTGCAGCGGGGGCATTTGAGTGGGGATTATGTAGACGAATTGCTTACCGATTTAGGCAAAAAAACCGTAATCGGGCGAGTAGGTAATCCTAGGGAAATTGCCGAAGCTATTTGGTTTCTGGCAAACAATACCTGTTCCTCCTTCATGACTGGGCAATCACTGATTGTAGACGGTGGTGCCACAGCACGACTAAGCACCGAGTAGAAACAAACCATTCAAGACAAGAGCAGCTTGGAGTGTTGCAGCACTCTTAAGCAAGTTAGTCTATCTGTCACCGGTATGTGATAGGTGCAGGGTTCTTCCAAGGAAAAGGCTAATGAGTATAAAACTGGAAAAATTTGTTCCGTTTGGTCGATCGTTTGATGAATACCGGCAGATCTTTGCTTTATCTGAAGCAGATTTGTCGGGAAACATTTTGGGAGTCGGAGATGGTCCTGCTAGCTTTAACGCTGAAGCGACTGCAAAAGGATATTCTGTAACCTCGATCGATCCTGTCTATAAATTTAGCGGCGAAGAAATTTATCGGCAATTCGATCATGTTCTGGATACGATTATTGATCAAGTAATTGCTACTCCGAATGATTGGATTTGGTCCTATCATCGATCGCCTAATGACCTGCGCAGAAATCGAATTCAAGCTATTCAGCGATTTATTTCTGACTATCAGCACGGAAAACAAGCAGGGCGCTATCAAGTGGGTTCCTTACCGAGCTTAACCTTTAAAGATGATCAGTTTGATCTGGCATTATGCTCTCATCTTTTATTCTTATACTCTGATCACTATGATGCCGTCTTTCATCAGCAGGCTGTGCAAGAGATGCTGAGAGTGAGCCAAGAAGTGCGAATTTTTCCACTTTTAACGTTGATGTTGCAACCATCTCCTTATTTAGATAGAGTGATTCATGATTGTGTGGCGGCTGGGCATACCGTCACAATAGAGCCGGTATTCTATGAACTGCAACGAGGGGGTAATCAGATGCTGCGTATCCGCAAAGTCATCAAAGCAGCAAACTAATGAATTCTATGAATCGCATTAAACGCATTGTGAAGATTACTCTGTTCTTAATCTTGTTGTTCAGTGGATTAGGATTCTTTTTAAGCCTTTGGATCATTGTGCCTGCTCCTACCTTCTCGTTACTACCTTTAGCAGTGGGTGCACCTGAAATTAGCCCCTGGCTCTTGGTTGGCAATATGATCGCGGCCCTTTTAGCCCTCAGCCAGTATCAGCATCCCCTTGCACGAGTTGCCCTAGTAGCAAGTTTAGTTGGGTTGTTGTTGAGTAGTTTACCCCTTAGCCAGTTGTCGGCGACTCATCAAGCTGTCACCCTGACGATGCAGCGGAATCTAGACGTTGATTCCTGGAATCAGCCACACCCAACCCTGTCCTTCCGGACTCAACCATTTCAACTGATCGATGGGTTTCGCGGCATTCCGTTGACTTCTGTCCGTCACGATTCTGGTATTGTGTTTGCCGAAGTTGAAAATGAACGGTTAACGCTGGATATTTATCGTCCGTCTACTCGCGGGCGCTATCCCACAGTTATAGTCATTTACGGTGGAGCTTGGCAAAATGGTAATCCGTCGCTGGATGCTGACTTCAATCGCTATATGGCTGCCCAAGGGTATACGATGATTGCGATCGACTATCGTCATGCGCCTCGCTATCAGTTCCCCAGCCAAATCCTGGATGTGCAAACGGCGATGCAGTTTATTCAGCGCCATGCAACGGCATACGAGGTGGATCTTAATCGCATGGCTGTACTGGGGCGATCGGCAGGGGCACAGTTGGCGATGTTATTAGCCTACCAACCCGACACTACACCATTGCGAGCCGTCGTGAACTATTATGGCCCGGTTGATTTGGCAGCAGGCTATCGCAATCCCCCGGTTCCTGATCCGATTAATACCCGAGCAATTTTAGACGCATTTCTGGGTGGTTCTCCCGAACAAGTTCCCGACCAATATACACTGGCCTCTCCAATTCACTTCATTAAGCCAAATTTGCCGCCAACGCTCTTGGTCTATGGCAGCCGGGATCATGTCGTGGAAGCTAAATATGGACGACAGTTGCGCGATTGCCTGCAAGCCTCAGGAAACACAGCCGTGCTACTGGAAATTCCTTGGGCAGAACATGCTTTTGATGCAGTGTTCAGTGGTGTCAGTAATCAGCTAGTGCTTTATCATACAGAGCGTTTTTTAGCTTGGGCTTTACGATGAGGTCGCGGTAGGATCAAATTGGGATAACGACGGTGCAAGGTGTGTCAGTCAATTAAAATCAAAGTGTCAATCCGATCGCAGCAATCGTTAAGCTGGAATGATGAAACAACCCGAAGACCCTCTCAGCGGAGATGCGCTGGTGAAAGAAGTATGTCGGCGGATTCGAGTTGCCCGCAGCTATTGGGATGCTCATAATAATGCTGCCTGTCGAGGGGAACGCGATCGAGCGCTGCAACTTTACAATACTCTAACGAACGAGCAAAAAGCGCAGATTCCACAAGTGTTACGAGTGTGGCTCCGCTATCGCAGCGAGAAATATTTTGGCCGCCACCGAACACCACCTGGCAGTCAGAAGCGCGCAAAACATGGAAAGCGCAAGCGCTAGGAGAAATTATAAAATCTATTTTGACTAAACATACAGACAAGTCACACTCTCCTCAAATCCATATGCATCGGTGAAGACAAGGCTTTTGCCACCATACCGTTGAATTAAGCCTTTCAAGATTTGAGAGCATCTAATTCTTGCTTCTGTGTTTCTCTCTCGAGATCTCAGCGCTTTTTCTGAGTGACTTTCATCTTCTTTAAAGCATAAAAGATGGCATTGGTTCTCACCCCAAACTTTTGAGCGCGATCGGCCACCTTGGACTCTAAATTCTGCGTTAAAAGAGCATAGAGCATTCAGCTATATACATCTACAAAGGTTGAGATGGCATATCTCAGGCGTAGTTCATAGAAGCCGGACCTTTGACCCACTATCCAGCGTATGATTACAGCACCCACCGCAAGAAGTGTAACAAAATCTTGATTTTTATTGGGTATTTGCTGCTCAACCTGCATAATCAGATTTAACGCTAATCATTCTCATTAAGCCGCCGATCCGCATGAGAATGTCAATAATCCTTTGAGAGAGAGCCAATTCGGAAAGTCAATCCTGGTGAGTTGAACCAGCTAAGTGATTCAACTTACGATACTTGCCTGTTATAGAGAAGGGATTTGATTTTGCGATCCGTGACATTGCAATAGGTTTAACTGATTCGCTGCAACCACTGCATCGAGTCCAGGTTGTTTTGTTGATTGAATACTCAAAGGAAACGGTGAATGGCAGTCTCAATTGTTTGGAAGCCTGTCTTTCGGGTGTTGGGCTGGTCTTTTGATCAAGAATCTGGAGCACCCTTGTTGGCAGGTAATGCCCAGTTTGTGAACCTTTCAGGACGATTGTTAGGGGCACATGTTGCCCATGCGGGATTAATCGTGCTGTGGGCGGGTGCAATGACCCTGTTTGAGCTATCCCGGTTTAATCCCAATTTGCCGATGTACCAACAGAACTTGATTTTGCTGCCTCACTTAGCAACGCTGGGATTTGGCGTCGGAGTCAATGGACAAATTTTCGATACCTATCCTTACTATCTGATTGGAATGCTGCACTTGATTAGTTCTGCT
This genomic interval carries:
- a CDS encoding alpha/beta hydrolase fold domain-containing protein; the encoded protein is MNSMNRIKRIVKITLFLILLFSGLGFFLSLWIIVPAPTFSLLPLAVGAPEISPWLLVGNMIAALLALSQYQHPLARVALVASLVGLLLSSLPLSQLSATHQAVTLTMQRNLDVDSWNQPHPTLSFRTQPFQLIDGFRGIPLTSVRHDSGIVFAEVENERLTLDIYRPSTRGRYPTVIVIYGGAWQNGNPSLDADFNRYMAAQGYTMIAIDYRHAPRYQFPSQILDVQTAMQFIQRHATAYEVDLNRMAVLGRSAGAQLAMLLAYQPDTTPLRAVVNYYGPVDLAAGYRNPPVPDPINTRAILDAFLGGSPEQVPDQYTLASPIHFIKPNLPPTLLVYGSRDHVVEAKYGRQLRDCLQASGNTAVLLEIPWAEHAFDAVFSGVSNQLVLYHTERFLAWALR
- a CDS encoding Precorrin-3B methylase, producing the protein MKQPEDPLSGDALVKEVCRRIRVARSYWDAHNNAACRGERDRALQLYNTLTNEQKAQIPQVLRVWLRYRSEKYFGRHRTPPGSQKRAKHGKRKR
- a CDS encoding phosphoglycerate dehydrogenase, with amino-acid sequence MTLDQCQDRLAAEGLDVVVPQIQQQMSESELCNIIADFDGVIAGDDPFTAKVLEIGRKGRLRVLAKWGIGVDAIDLEAAKQLGIYTSNTPNVFGDEVADIALGYIILLARQLHRMDAAIRRGEWLKIQGTSLRGKTAGVVGIGSIGKAIVRRLHTLGMEVLGHDVHPIDPAFCQETHLKSVALDLLLQQSDCIVLACNLTPQNYHLLNDRAFAQMKNGVWVVNVARGALIDETALVTALKDGKVGAAALDVFETEPLPLTSPLLRFEQVILGSHNSSNTREAVLRVNQLAIDHLVRDLNRAASSHES
- a CDS encoding class I SAM-dependent methyltransferase — translated: MSIKLEKFVPFGRSFDEYRQIFALSEADLSGNILGVGDGPASFNAEATAKGYSVTSIDPVYKFSGEEIYRQFDHVLDTIIDQVIATPNDWIWSYHRSPNDLRRNRIQAIQRFISDYQHGKQAGRYQVGSLPSLTFKDDQFDLALCSHLLFLYSDHYDAVFHQQAVQEMLRVSQEVRIFPLLTLMLQPSPYLDRVIHDCVAAGHTVTIEPVFYELQRGGNQMLRIRKVIKAAN
- a CDS encoding IS630 transposase-related protein, giving the protein MLYALLTQNLESKVADRAQKFGVRTNAIFYALKKMKVTQKKR
- a CDS encoding SDR family NAD(P)-dependent oxidoreductase, whose product is MNKIVLITGVAGGIGYATAQHFKQNGWVVVGVDRQDTSSLPDIDCRIQVDIAEPQAIQKVVLQLRQEFDNLHCLVNNAAVQICKPSLEMTVAEWDEIMAVNVRSCFFLAQATYPLLKPVAGSVVNVSSVHAVATSANIAAYATSKGALLAMTRALAIEFASANIRVNAILPGAVDTSMLRSGLQRGHLSGDYVDELLTDLGKKTVIGRVGNPREIAEAIWFLANNTCSSFMTGQSLIVDGGATARLSTE